One Lucilia cuprina isolate Lc7/37 chromosome 4, ASM2204524v1, whole genome shotgun sequence DNA segment encodes these proteins:
- the LOC111675429 gene encoding AT-rich interactive domain-containing protein 2 isoform X2: MLLNDSMKSSNISQLTQNDGSTNNASATNTIGVITASTASASASSGTTTTGTPLRSRNNNRDRQQSDEKQDSSNIKGKNPPKPMEEFYKDLQQFHEKRGTPIMHMPKITGRQVDLHRLYCEVTERGGFQKVNMRDEWDEILPELGLKEKIVNGSAALKYIYRRVLEKYECLNYFGEDPDKVDALAAAEMNEFNMGGGRGRGSRHPTSYSSSNPTIIHSVAMSYNYRQHHVNMDRRRQFKLSTDLHKPSPYEKLMLSLLSPLPNEQDFAINACTLMANEARHTLKLNEFPKLLDALLAHTGVFSDYTMRKLFQHIYSGVRHHSLYGFWFDLLSDKPQILDLYTDEQSLREAALIDDYDDGKPEMEGIWQDRTELDFLNLRTGLGTQDYVGQRVLQVVSILRNLSFQEENLGVLVKNKTFLRFLVMSSNIRWSNVHIQALEIAGNIAGELEILDPTIDDLSRCLMATICDGIEGPDRGVIINCLEILYKLCQKDTNEDYVLKCLNNSFYNTICLFLSLNDIMMLLFTLEAIYALTCLGPKSCHSMMQVKGIVDQLISLITVEGQAYGPDGCILMRVVETVPAHLLPTVAENISNLQNVAHMPQILTPNPMHVSEIPESVGENIQQAQQQQQQHQTQQQLQMPQNFTHDDEQYALAWLGATFERAPNVSSFIETQELYRMYLSHCQKSGKHSVVNHLHFPKLVRLIFTAAIGPTTVKKVDGTELPGLHYVAIRLRAQPLPLQKSSLSVSTGPISPSGKHSESPGSARKIKKKIKQQTESPVSTTTPATLSVAATTATPQVTTNTGVAIASDNPTTATSVSEPVKQVANPVTPIISQATAQSVIEKRPPTPQQTEEKKEEKMDVEEKIDNPAKLENPTQTIVQSVPEPEPMQIVDTTSVIQPAMAQNPSSLIKSLLANKVNQRQMKQKDITASSNNTTATTTSVPTTTAQPIKMTTTAITALVNNPLMQHTPVKVGQTTIKPLNPHPPILDKKPQISESTPPPLAPLSGANVAKDASGRPIILANQMLVDILDKKMVDPPIPTSIIQKRKIEDNSGNNKRLAMDTNSSVTSAKEEPQVTPSKNAANLYAEMAASILEDEDLEEFSTQTQQQPPQPQLEQQQIQQTSLIIPAKVQQQQTTAAPLQGVQRQLVFQSNQPQLKLTQPVPTTSQQIPNAMATIKTDHGLQTVPVILQQKPMEVQQQGQTQIIQQMMQPAAQQQQTYVLATNQQGQTYLVAQQTQPHPPPPPPQPTQTVLVTQTPQQQSTGQKTIIILQQQPMPGQQQQIITTGPPGQGQKMIMTTSQGQQVLVTQRPQTPQQIFINPQTGTATHIQHMPMQTQTRQIIQTTNPPQQQQTTQIQAGQISPSLLNQLNQIPATIKLHQPIAQHTTPSPQPQPATITRMAKTVSLVQSSNTPAAPVAIPQLQQHQSIIQQHIISGPSEKRHVILSGGAATAGGVGMRAIEIKETVITQAQQPPQQQQLNSQTIITTQQPPQGTVASTTTPPLLQQQQPDPTPSLIQSKSVTQTHNVTHTTAPSIPIMTQSPGVGNIKKPPTLIKPSLPTVKLPPIVNNQGPPPLAVVNNTATANNSSGNAPAPMTTEVNKKEETIKTQTAAPTQGPLLSTSAAKPNPTQTPQTLTTSATSTASTTTSSNNAGLAQPPSNQNQPQLPTQPPPQPTNAPLPVTAQAQQPPQQLSTLDAQWLYICDWRNCPRKKFKSMGDLQHHVCTSHAPDHLDPAADIFCQWGVGPGLCDGVPRKRFSLMTHLIDHHLTLDSLRTAVQRRIATGMYNITPAIPPVTIVRNIELSQRANNASPSPSNSSSSSSQTQSTTGLSALQAIKRHTTDLMNSKELMDENEGPVTKSIRLTASLILRNLVTYTSTAKRSIRRYEPHLANIALSNVESSVTISHILYEMNG; the protein is encoded by the exons ATGTTACTAAACGATTCTATGAAGTCATCAAATATCTCACAGCTAACACAAAATGATGGATCTACGAATAATGCCAGTGCTACAAACACAATTGGCGTCATAACAGCCAGCACGGCTTCTGCTAGCGCATCTTCTGGAACAACAACTACCGGAACTCCTCTAAGATCAAGAAACAACAATAGAGACCGTCAGCAATCCGATGAAAAACAGGATTCTAGtaatattaaaggaaaaaatcCTCCTAAGCCCATGGAGGAATTTTACAAAGATCTACAACAATTTCACGAGAAAAGGGG cACTCCCATCATGCACATGCCGAAAATAACTGGACGTCAGGTTGATCTTCATCGTTTATATTGTGAGGTCACTGAAAGAGGGGGATTTCAAAAGGTTAATATGCGTGACGAATGGGACGAAATTTTACCAGAACTGGGCTTGAAAGAAAAAATCGTAAATGGTTCTGCTGCACTGAAATATATTTATCGTCGTGTATTGGAAAAATATGAATGTTTAAATTACTTCGGTGAAGATCCCGACAAAGTAGATGCTTTAGCAGCTGCAGAAATGAATGAATTTAATATGGGTGGTGGTCGTGGTAGAGGTTCACGGCATCCCACCTCTTACAGCAGTTCAAATCCAACCATAATACACAGTGTGGCTATGTCCTACAACTATAGGCAACATCATGTAAATATGGATAGAAGGAGGCAGTTTAAACTATCCACAGATCTACACAAACCATCACCATATGAAAAGTTAATGTTGTCACTACTCTCCCCACTACCAAACGAACAAGATTTTGCCATAAATGCCTGCACTTTAATGGCCAATGAGGCTAGACATACcttgaaattaaatgaatttccaAAATTATTAGATGCTTTATTAGCTCACACGGGTGTATTTTCTGACTATACCATGCGCAAGTTGTTCCAACACATTTACAGTGGTGTTAGGCATCATTCCTTGTATGGATTTTGGTTTGATTTGCTAAGTGACAAGCCACAAATATTGGATTTATACACAGATGAGCAGTCGTTGCGTGAAGCAGCTTTAATAGATGACTACGATGATGGAAAACCGGAAATGGAGGGCATTTGGCAAGATCGCACTGAATTGGACTTTTTAAATTTACGCACAGGTTTGGGTACACAGGACTATGTTGGGCAGAGGGTATTACAAGTGGTTTCTATACTTCGTAATCTCAGTTTCCAGGAGGAAAACTTGGgcgttttagtaaaaaataaaacatttctacGTTTCCTAGTGATGAGTTCTAACATACGCTGGAGCAATGTTCACATACAGGCTCTAGAAATTGCAGGCAATATAGCTggagaattggaaatcttagaTCCTACCATAGACGACTTATCACGTTGCCTAATGGCCACAATATGTGACGGCATTGAAGGACCTGATCGTGGTGTCATAATCAATTGTTTAGAGATTCTGTACAAACTGTGTCAGAAGGACACGAATGAGGACTATGtccttaaatgtttaaataacagCTTTTATAATactatatgtttgtttttgtctcTTAACGATATAATGATGTTACTATTCACTCTGGAAGCAATTTATGCTCTCACTTGTTTAGGTCCCAAAAGTTGTCATTCTATGATGCAGGTAAAGGGCATTGTAGACCAATTGATTTCTTTGATTACTGTGGAGGGTCAAGCGTATGGTCCGGATGGTTGTATATTGATGCGTGTTGTTGAAACTGTGCCAGCCCATTTGCTTCCCACGGTGgctgaaaatatttctaatttacAAAATGTAGCACATATGCCACAGATACTTACACCTAATCCAATGCATGTTTCTGAAATACCCGAATCTGTTGGTGAAAACATACAACAAgcccagcagcaacaacaacagcatcagacccaacaacaattacaaatgCCTCAAAACTTTACACACGACGATGAACAATACGCTTTAGCTTGGCTGGGAGCGACCTTTGAACGCGCTCCTAATGTATCCAGTTTTATTGAAACACAGGAATTGTATCGCATGTATTTGTCACACTGCCAAAAATCCGGCAAGCACTCTGTAGTTAATCATTTACATTTTCCCAAATTGGTACGTCTAATTTTTACCGCTGCCATTGGACCGACTACAGTTAAAAAGGTTGATGGCACTGAATTACCTGGACTGCACTATGTGGCCATAAGGTTAAGAGCTCAACCACTTCCGTTGCAAAAGTCAAGTCTATCGGTTAGTACTGGTCCAATCTCACCCTCGGGCAAACATTCCGAAAGCCCAGGCTCCGctagaaaaattaagaaaaaaataaagcaacaaaCAGAATCACCGGTATCCACAACTACACCAGCTACACTGTCTGTTGCTGCCACTACAGCTACCCCTCAAGTAACCACAAATACAGGAGTTGCCATTGCATCAGATAACCCAACAACTGCTACAAGTGTATCTGAACCGGTCAAACAAGTAGCAAATCCGGTAACCCCAATAATCAGCCAGGCAACCGCACAATCAGTGATCGAAAAGCGGCCTCCAACACCCCAACAAACAGAGgagaaaaaagaggaaaaaatggATGTTGAAGAAAAAATCGATAATCCTGCCAAATTAGAAAATCCTACACAGACAATTGTGCAAAGTGTGCCAGAGCCTGAGCCCATGCAGATTGTTGATACAACTTCCGTCATTCAACCAGCAATGGCACAAAATCCATCgtctttaattaaaagtttactGGCCAATAAAGTCAATCAAAGGCAGATGAAACAAAAAGACATTACTGCTAGTTCAAATAACACAACAGCAACCACAACTTCTGTACCCACTACAACTGCACAGCCAATTAAAATGACCACTACGGCCATCACTGCTTTAGTTAATAATCCACTCATGCAGCATACACCAGTAAAAGTAGGACAAACTACTATAAAACCTCTAAATCCTCATCCTCCTATTTTGGACAAAAAGCCACAAATATCCGAATCTACACCTCCGCCCTTAGCCCCACTAAGTGGCGCAAATGTTGCTAAGGATGCCTCTGGCAGACCTATTATTCTAGCCAATCAAATGTTGGTAGATATTCTAGATAAGAAAATGGTTGATCCTCCCATACCGACTAGTATTATACAAAAACGTAAAATAGAGGACAACTCAGGAAACAACAAACGTTTAGCTATGGACACGAACTCATCTGTAACGTCTGCAAAAGAGGAGCCTCAAGTTACGCCCTCTAAAAATGCGGCCAACTTATATGCTGAAATGGCTGCTTCAATATTGGAAGATGAAGATCTTGAAGAGTTTTCTACTCAAACTCAACAACAGCCTCCACAACCACAGTTGGAACAACAGCAAATCCAGCAAACTTCTCTTATAATACCGGCCAAGGTACAGCAGCAACAGACAACAGCTGCACCTTTACAAGGTGTACAAAGGCAGTTAGTATTTCAATCGAATCAGCCACAACTAAAACTTACACAACCCGTACCAACTACCAGTCAGCAAATTCCCAATGCTATGGCGACAATTAAGACAGATCACGGCCTGCAAACCGTTCCTGTTATACTGCAACAGAAACCCATGGAAGTGCAGCAACAAGGTCAAACACAAATCATACAACAAATGATGCAACCTGCtgctcaacaacaacaaacatatgtTTTAGCCACAAATCAACAGGGCCAAACTTACTTAGTAGCCCAACAAACGCAGCCACATCCTCCTCCGCCACCTCCTCAACCTACTCAAACGGTTTTGGTCACTCAAACTCCCCAACAACAGTCGACAGGACAAAAGACTATAATAATATTGCAACAGCAACCCATGCCTGGACAACAGCAGCAGATAATTACCACTGGACCACCAGGACAAGGACAAAAAATGATAATGACCACTTCACAAGGTCAACAAGTACTGGTTACCCAAAGACCACAAACGCCACAGCAAATATTCATCAATCCCCAAACTGGAACTGCCACGCACATTCAACATATGCCGATGCAAACCCAAACAAGGCAAATTATTCAAACTACTAACCcgccacaacaacagcaaacaacTCAAATTCAAGCAGGACAAATATCACCTTCCCTGCTCAATCAGCTAAATCAAATACCAGCCACCATAAAGCTGCATCAACCAATAGCTCAACATACAACGCCTTCTCCCCAACCGCAACCAGCTACGATTACACGCATGGCCAAAACCGTTTCATTAGTTCAATCATCCAACACGCCTGCAGCACCGGTAGCTATACCTCAGCTACAGCAACACCAATCCATAATACAACAACACATTATATCTGGACCATCAGAAAAACGCCATGTCATACTTAGTGGAGGCGCTGCCACTGCCGGTGGAGTTGGTATGCGTGctatagaaataaaagaaactgTTATTACCCAGGCTCAGCAACcaccacaacagcaacaacttaaCTCGCAGACTATTATAACAACACAGCAACCACCACAGGGAACAGTTGCGTCGACAACAACTCCACCACTTCTACAACAACag CAACCGGATCCAACGCCTTCTCTGATACAATCAAAAAGTGTAACACAAACTCATAATGTTACTCATACTACTGCTCCCTCAATTCCAATAATGACTCAATCACCAGGCGTGGGAAATATTAAGAAACCGCCAACATTAATTAAACCTTCCCTACCCACAGTTAAATTGCCTCCAATTGTAAATAACCAAGGACCACCACCACTGGCTGTAGTAAATAACACAGCAACAGCTAACAACTCATCTGGAAATGCTCCTGCTCCAATGACTACAGAggtaaacaaaaaagaagaaactaTCAAAACTCAGACGGCAGCACCTACTCAGGGTCCATTGTTATCAACATCTGCAGCTAAACCGAATCCTACACAAACGCCACAAACTTTAACAACTTCAGCCACATCCACAGCTTCAACGACAACATCGAGTAATAATGCTGGCTTAGCACAACCACCAAGCAATCAAAATCAACCACAATTACCAACGCAACCACCACCTCAACCAACAAATGCTCCCCTCCCCGTAACAGCCCAAGCACAGCAACCACCCCAACAACTCTCCACTCTGGATGCTCAATGGTTATACATATGTGATTGGCGCAATTGTCCacgtaaaaaattcaaatcaatgGGTGATTTACAACATCATGTTTGTACATCACACGCTCCAGATCATTTAGATCCAGCGGCAGATATCTTTTGTCAATGGGGTGTAGGTCCCGGTCTCTGTGACGGGGTACCTCGTAAACGTTTTTCACTTATGACCCATCTTATCGATCATCATTTAACACTGGATAGTTTAAGAACAGCTGTTCAACGTAGAATTGCTACCGGCATGTACAACATAACACCAGCCATACCGCCCGTTACCATAGTACGTAACATTGAACTATCTCAAAGAGCTAACAATGCCTCGCCCTCTCCATCGAACTCTTCATCGTCGAGTTCTCAGACCCAATCGACTACA